The following are encoded in a window of Kaistia algarum genomic DNA:
- a CDS encoding SDR family NAD(P)-dependent oxidoreductase: MSEKPVAIVTGGAGGIGREIAARLAADGYFTVVADQNGEAARAVAAPLGGAGLGVDITEEASVDEGFAGVLDRHGRIDVLVNCAGIHLQKLVSETGVDDWDRIQRVNSRGTFLTCRAVTKPMMRAERGRIVNIATRLGFGNPYSSAYIASKNAVWGLTQCLAVELASYGITVNAVAPGHVGPGTGMEAQFRDKAKKLGLSWEAFEAQVLKTIPVGRWCRPADVAAAVSYVVSPGASFVTGELLNVTGGFVGYGIAPPKEPVT; encoded by the coding sequence ATGAGCGAAAAACCCGTTGCGATCGTGACCGGCGGCGCCGGCGGCATCGGCCGGGAGATTGCCGCGCGCCTCGCCGCCGACGGCTATTTCACCGTCGTCGCCGATCAGAACGGCGAGGCGGCGCGTGCCGTCGCCGCGCCGCTCGGCGGCGCTGGGCTCGGCGTCGACATCACCGAGGAGGCCTCGGTCGATGAGGGCTTTGCCGGTGTTCTCGATCGTCATGGCCGCATCGACGTGCTGGTCAATTGCGCCGGCATCCATCTGCAGAAGCTCGTCTCGGAAACCGGCGTCGACGATTGGGACCGCATCCAACGGGTCAATTCGCGCGGCACCTTCCTGACCTGCCGCGCCGTGACCAAGCCGATGATGCGCGCCGAACGCGGCCGGATCGTCAATATCGCGACCCGTCTCGGCTTCGGGAACCCCTATTCGAGCGCCTATATTGCTTCGAAGAACGCCGTCTGGGGCCTGACCCAGTGCCTCGCGGTCGAGCTCGCCTCCTATGGCATCACGGTGAACGCCGTGGCCCCCGGCCATGTTGGTCCCGGCACCGGCATGGAGGCGCAGTTCCGCGACAAGGCGAAGAAGCTCGGCCTCTCCTGGGAAGCCTTTGAGGCGCAGGTGCTGAAGACGATCCCCGTCGGCCGCTGGTGCCGGCCCGCCGATGTCGCCGCCGCCGTCTCCTATGTCGTCTCGCCGGGTGCGTCCTTCGTCACCGGCGAACTCCTGAACGTCACCGGCGGCTTCGTCGGCTATGGCATCGCCCCGCCCAAGGAGCCCGTGACATGA
- a CDS encoding sugar phosphate isomerase/epimerase family protein has protein sequence MMKLSLTSWSLPACTLEEAAGISKVLGIGSLDLGYFFGPAIDKVALLAEPERAAERVLALGIDLPNLYHLFGDSLADRNLADERHIERNLADFRQVARFCQAAAIPTVFVLPGVINPGQNRRDALEVSAASLRDLLPVAQAAGVTLTIEPHVHSYLESPALVLELIDKVPGLKLTLDYAHFTCLGWRQDEIDVLAPHAAHVHLRQSKIGELQTKLDKGTINIAAELGTLREAGYSGRLSIEYTFQDYMNSLYDDILTETIRMRDLVRGWQS, from the coding sequence ATGATGAAGCTTTCGCTCACCTCCTGGTCGCTGCCCGCCTGCACGCTGGAAGAGGCCGCCGGAATCTCCAAGGTGCTGGGCATCGGCTCGCTCGATCTCGGCTATTTCTTCGGACCGGCAATCGACAAGGTGGCGCTTCTGGCCGAACCGGAACGGGCGGCCGAGCGCGTGCTGGCGCTCGGGATCGACCTGCCCAACCTCTATCATCTCTTCGGCGACAGCCTCGCCGACCGCAATCTCGCCGACGAACGCCATATCGAGCGCAATCTCGCCGATTTCCGCCAGGTTGCGCGTTTCTGCCAGGCAGCGGCGATCCCCACCGTTTTTGTGCTGCCGGGTGTGATCAATCCCGGCCAGAACCGGCGCGACGCGCTGGAAGTATCGGCGGCAAGCCTGCGGGACTTGCTGCCGGTCGCGCAGGCGGCGGGCGTGACGCTCACCATCGAGCCGCATGTCCATTCCTATCTCGAAAGCCCGGCTTTGGTGCTGGAACTGATCGACAAGGTGCCGGGGCTGAAGCTGACGCTCGATTACGCCCATTTCACCTGTCTCGGCTGGCGCCAGGACGAGATCGACGTATTGGCGCCACATGCGGCGCATGTGCATCTCCGCCAGTCCAAGATCGGTGAACTGCAGACCAAGCTCGACAAGGGCACGATCAACATCGCGGCCGAGCTCGGCACGCTGCGCGAGGCCGGCTATTCCGGCCGTCTTTCCATCGAATATACGTTCCAGGATTACATGAACTCGCTCTACGACGACATCCTGACCGAGACGATCCGCATGCGCGACCTCGTCAGGGGCTGGCAATCATGA
- a CDS encoding sugar ABC transporter substrate-binding protein yields the protein MTFAKTGMKRLGARAAVTGIALLMASAAFAEDFHGFDPAKFDGAMLSADQLKAMVADASAAHKPNDGKGLVIGFANLTRDVSFTLKVEEGILANGKAAGIDVVVTDNHLDGATALANAESFLQRQVDYVIEFQTDANFGATIMQKMNDANTKVTAIDIPMPGATFFGANNPRSGFMGGAYLGQAALKKFGADKTKTGYLVIGELPQSGAIPAMRTGGQVAGFLAAVDGFPADHVIKIDSKNTLEESFTQMNNVLGRIPAGAPIFVTAINDQSATGMLRAVKQAGRESDLIVVGMGADEIQTMMDEPTFVASVGYFPERYGNYLIPLALMQLAGKTTPDTVLVNHVMVTKDNVCKYYEKFACTTGQDPITFELPQDKFAAHLAEIRKSPELKGFENLIPTN from the coding sequence ATGACTTTCGCAAAAACCGGCATGAAGCGTCTCGGGGCGCGGGCTGCCGTGACCGGCATCGCACTCCTGATGGCGAGCGCCGCCTTCGCCGAGGATTTCCACGGCTTCGATCCGGCGAAGTTCGACGGTGCAATGCTGTCCGCCGACCAGCTCAAGGCGATGGTCGCCGATGCTTCGGCGGCGCATAAGCCGAATGACGGCAAGGGGCTGGTGATCGGCTTCGCCAATCTGACCCGCGACGTCTCGTTCACGCTGAAGGTCGAGGAGGGCATCCTCGCCAATGGCAAGGCGGCCGGCATCGACGTCGTCGTCACCGATAATCATCTCGACGGCGCCACGGCGCTCGCCAATGCCGAGAGCTTCCTGCAGCGCCAGGTCGACTATGTGATCGAGTTCCAGACCGACGCCAATTTCGGCGCCACGATCATGCAGAAGATGAATGACGCCAACACCAAGGTGACGGCGATCGACATTCCGATGCCGGGCGCGACCTTTTTCGGCGCCAATAATCCCCGCTCTGGCTTCATGGGCGGCGCCTATCTCGGCCAGGCCGCGCTGAAGAAGTTCGGTGCCGACAAGACCAAGACCGGCTATCTCGTCATCGGCGAGCTGCCGCAGTCGGGTGCCATCCCCGCCATGCGCACCGGTGGCCAGGTCGCCGGCTTCCTCGCCGCGGTCGACGGCTTCCCGGCCGACCATGTCATCAAGATCGATTCGAAGAATACGCTCGAAGAGAGCTTCACCCAGATGAACAACGTGCTCGGCCGCATCCCGGCCGGCGCGCCGATCTTCGTGACCGCGATCAACGACCAGTCGGCGACGGGCATGCTGCGCGCCGTCAAGCAGGCCGGCCGCGAGAGCGATCTGATCGTCGTTGGCATGGGCGCCGACGAGATCCAGACGATGATGGACGAGCCGACCTTCGTCGCCTCGGTCGGTTACTTCCCCGAGCGTTACGGCAATTATTTGATCCCGCTCGCGCTGATGCAGCTTGCCGGCAAGACGACGCCGGATACCGTCCTGGTCAACCATGTGATGGTCACCAAGGATAATGTCTGCAAATACTATGAGAAGTTCGCCTGCACGACCGGCCAGGATCCGATCACCTTCGAGTTGCCGCAGGACAAGTTCGCCGCCCATCTCGCCGAGATCCGCAAGTCGCCGGAGCTCAAGGGCTTCGAGAACCTGATCCCGACCAACTGA
- a CDS encoding sugar ABC transporter ATP-binding protein: MNSFATPRLTMKGIGKSFGGVPVLSNVDFTVAAGEVVALLGSNGAGKSTLMKILTGLYTRDAGTIAIDGQEVTFGSPAEAVAVGVRLLPQEISIMPDMTVAENIFVGDLPMKRSLGFLTVDDGAMRRRSRELLDQLGFASIDPETTMKRLSVAEQRIVEIARALAGQARILIMDEPTAALTEQEANLIFKIIRRLKEQQVSVVYISHYLSEVFEISDQIVVLRDGKNAGTFATAQTKQADVLSAMLGNTVGDLYAVGGGSTPGADVLAVDKLTIPGKLNDIDFSIRAGEILGVFGLVGSGVEILGRALYGALGPLKTGEITLAGRTYRPLSPRDGKLSGIGFVAAERKKEGIIADLTVRENMALTFQERYERGLFVSEEAETDNANHWIKALGIRTRGPEQKLRTLSGGNQQKVCIARWLVDGVQLLILEEPTRGVDVGARKEIYGKLRELADRGFAVLVLSSDVEEVAGIGDRMLVLDRGRIVGRFDRGATAADLMAATNDDPAFTAA, encoded by the coding sequence ATGAATTCCTTCGCTACCCCGCGCCTCACGATGAAGGGCATCGGCAAGTCCTTCGGCGGCGTGCCGGTGCTCTCCAATGTCGATTTCACCGTCGCGGCCGGCGAGGTCGTGGCGCTGCTCGGCTCCAACGGCGCCGGCAAATCGACGCTGATGAAGATCCTGACCGGGCTCTACACCCGCGACGCCGGCACGATCGCGATCGACGGGCAGGAGGTGACCTTCGGTTCACCGGCCGAGGCAGTGGCGGTCGGCGTCCGCCTGCTGCCGCAAGAAATATCGATAATGCCGGACATGACCGTCGCGGAGAACATTTTCGTCGGCGATCTCCCGATGAAGCGTAGCCTTGGCTTCCTGACCGTGGATGACGGTGCGATGCGGCGCCGCTCGCGCGAATTGCTCGACCAGCTCGGCTTCGCCTCCATCGATCCCGAAACGACGATGAAGCGCCTTTCCGTCGCCGAGCAGCGCATCGTCGAGATTGCGCGGGCGCTCGCCGGACAGGCCCGCATCCTGATCATGGACGAGCCGACGGCGGCGCTGACCGAGCAGGAGGCGAATTTGATCTTCAAGATCATCCGCCGCCTCAAGGAGCAGCAGGTCTCCGTCGTCTATATCTCGCACTATCTTTCCGAGGTGTTCGAGATCTCGGACCAGATCGTCGTGCTGCGCGACGGCAAGAATGCCGGCACCTTCGCCACAGCTCAGACGAAGCAGGCCGATGTGCTATCCGCCATGCTCGGCAACACGGTCGGCGATCTCTATGCCGTGGGCGGCGGCAGCACGCCAGGCGCCGATGTTCTCGCCGTCGACAAGCTCACCATTCCCGGCAAGCTGAACGATATCGATTTCTCGATCCGGGCCGGCGAGATCCTCGGCGTCTTCGGCCTCGTCGGTTCCGGCGTCGAGATCCTGGGCCGCGCGCTTTATGGCGCCCTCGGCCCGTTGAAGACGGGCGAGATCACGCTCGCCGGCCGCACCTATCGGCCCCTATCGCCACGCGACGGCAAGCTTTCCGGCATCGGCTTCGTCGCGGCGGAGCGCAAGAAGGAAGGCATCATCGCCGATCTGACCGTGCGCGAGAACATGGCGCTCACCTTCCAGGAGCGCTACGAGCGCGGCCTCTTCGTCTCGGAAGAAGCCGAGACCGACAATGCCAACCACTGGATCAAGGCGCTGGGCATCCGCACGCGCGGGCCGGAACAGAAACTGCGCACGCTTTCCGGCGGCAACCAACAGAAGGTCTGCATCGCCCGCTGGCTGGTCGACGGCGTCCAACTTTTGATCCTCGAGGAACCGACGCGCGGCGTCGATGTCGGCGCGCGCAAGGAGATCTACGGCAAGCTGCGCGAACTGGCCGATCGAGGCTTTGCCGTGCTCGTCCTCTCCTCCGATGTCGAAGAGGTTGCCGGAATCGGCGACCGCATGCTGGTACTCGATCGCGGCCGCATCGTCGGCCGGTTCGATCGCGGTGCCACGGCTGCCGATCTGATGGCCGCCACCAATGACGACCCCGCCTTTACCGCTGCCTGA
- a CDS encoding SDR family NAD(P)-dependent oxidoreductase codes for MAKSLEGEIAIVTGGARGIGAATAVALAEAGARVIVTARKQADAEKVAEQIEGGVALPCDVSDPIAIEWLVREVERRLSPPTILINNAGLIGPIGRLDSVDPLAFAANINATLTGAALMARAVLPGMLAKGRGTIVNLSSGAAHRPLEGWTAYCAAKAGLAMVTQMLALEYAASGIRVFGFAPGVVDTAMQSEIRASGINPVSQLERSSLADPALPAKAIARLCGPAGNPFAGKEIDIRDADLRAACGLPPIES; via the coding sequence ATGGCCAAATCGCTCGAAGGCGAGATCGCGATCGTCACCGGCGGTGCGCGCGGCATCGGCGCCGCCACAGCCGTCGCCCTGGCTGAGGCCGGCGCCCGCGTCATCGTCACGGCCCGCAAACAGGCCGATGCCGAGAAGGTTGCCGAGCAGATCGAGGGCGGCGTGGCGCTGCCATGCGATGTGTCCGATCCGATCGCGATCGAATGGCTGGTCCGCGAGGTCGAGCGCCGCCTGTCGCCGCCGACCATCCTCATCAATAATGCCGGCCTGATCGGTCCGATCGGCCGGCTCGACAGCGTCGATCCCCTGGCCTTCGCCGCCAATATCAATGCGACGCTGACCGGCGCGGCGCTGATGGCGCGTGCGGTCCTGCCCGGCATGCTGGCGAAGGGCCGCGGCACGATCGTCAACCTCTCCTCCGGCGCCGCGCATCGGCCCCTCGAAGGCTGGACGGCCTATTGCGCCGCCAAGGCCGGCCTCGCCATGGTGACGCAGATGCTGGCGCTCGAATATGCCGCCTCCGGCATCCGCGTCTTCGGCTTCGCGCCGGGCGTGGTCGATACCGCCATGCAGTCCGAGATCCGCGCCTCGGGCATCAATCCGGTCAGCCAGCTGGAGCGAAGCTCGCTGGCCGATCCGGCGCTTCCGGCGAAGGCCATCGCGCGGCTCTGCGGGCCGGCTGGCAATCCCTTCGCCGGCAAAGAGATCGACATCCGCGATGCGGATCTGCGCGCCGCCTGCGGCCTGCCGCCGATCGAGAGCTAG
- a CDS encoding mandelate racemase/muconate lactonizing enzyme family protein yields MRISGARCHILKWPEPNDFNHERMTVLVRVDTAAGISGWGEAIAMWPEACHAAVVLIEEGLLPLLKGRDPRETLVCWQAMKDHTWWYGEGGVAALAISALDMAIWDIAAKDAGLPLVEFLGGAAHQGLPACASLHVNQATIDDSVREIAGHIDAGFRSTKLGLGKRGLSKAGRDPDYDVALVAALRAAIGPDAGIMVDAGNGTKWDLDTAIRTVRRMEESRIAWIEEPFLPSRVDDHIALKAAVSTPIAAGEREWGEAGYRRWLDTGAVDIFGIDPARVEGITGFRRSAAAIEAAGKIVNAHAWSSAVLTAASLHLSLAAPSAILFELKPLPGPMQFELVEEPFWHENGLVRAPNRPGHGAEPIAAVIEKYKVG; encoded by the coding sequence ATGCGGATTTCGGGGGCTCGCTGCCACATTCTGAAGTGGCCGGAGCCGAATGATTTCAACCATGAGCGGATGACGGTGCTGGTGCGCGTCGATACCGCCGCCGGCATTTCCGGCTGGGGCGAGGCGATCGCCATGTGGCCGGAAGCCTGTCATGCCGCCGTGGTGCTGATCGAGGAAGGCCTGCTGCCGCTGCTCAAGGGCCGCGACCCGCGCGAGACGCTCGTCTGCTGGCAGGCGATGAAGGACCACACATGGTGGTATGGCGAGGGCGGCGTCGCGGCGCTCGCCATTTCGGCGCTCGACATGGCGATCTGGGACATTGCTGCCAAGGACGCAGGCTTGCCGCTGGTCGAATTCCTCGGCGGCGCAGCGCATCAAGGCCTTCCAGCCTGTGCCAGCCTGCATGTCAACCAGGCGACGATCGACGATTCCGTCCGCGAAATCGCCGGCCATATCGACGCCGGCTTCCGTTCCACCAAGCTCGGCCTCGGCAAGCGCGGGCTGTCGAAGGCCGGCCGCGATCCGGACTACGACGTGGCCCTGGTGGCAGCGCTCAGGGCTGCGATCGGGCCGGATGCCGGCATCATGGTCGACGCCGGCAACGGCACGAAATGGGATCTCGATACGGCCATACGCACCGTCCGCCGCATGGAAGAATCACGGATCGCCTGGATCGAGGAGCCATTCTTGCCGAGCCGCGTGGACGACCACATCGCGCTGAAGGCCGCCGTCTCGACGCCGATCGCGGCCGGCGAACGAGAATGGGGCGAAGCCGGCTACCGGCGCTGGCTGGATACCGGCGCCGTCGATATTTTCGGCATCGATCCGGCCCGCGTCGAGGGCATCACCGGCTTCCGCCGCTCGGCCGCCGCGATCGAGGCCGCCGGCAAAATCGTCAATGCCCATGCCTGGTCCAGCGCGGTGCTGACCGCGGCAAGCCTGCACCTATCGCTCGCCGCACCCTCCGCGATATTGTTCGAACTGAAGCCGTTGCCGGGGCCGATGCAGTTCGAACTCGTCGAGGAGCCGTTCTGGCACGAGAACGGCCTCGTCCGCGCGCCGAACCGGCCGGGCCACGGGGCGGAGCCGATCGCGGCGGTGATCGAAAAATACAAGGTGGGCTAG
- a CDS encoding Gfo/Idh/MocA family protein: MTRKARIGVIGAGWWAVVNHLPLLKANPNCEIVAVNRLGADELAAVAAEFDVPAAFEDYREMLDVVPMDAVIIASPHVNHHEHALAALAKGCHVMVEKPLATNAADARAIVAAAQAAGREIVVPYGWNFKPFTDRAHQLVAAGAIGRIEHVKLEMASALEDLMAGKPMQETEGAMFRPPASTWADPKRSGGYGWGQLVHALGLLFRISDLQPERVFAEFGRSPTGVDYYDAAVVRFANGATGALSGSSTVPKHCSFQIDLRLFGSEGMLLLDIERQRLEIHRRDGNDTIVPMAPGEGGYACEEPVELLVDIARGAPFENRSPGLVGQRAVEVLDAMYRSAASGRMEAV, from the coding sequence GTGACGAGGAAGGCGCGTATCGGCGTCATCGGAGCCGGATGGTGGGCGGTGGTGAACCATCTGCCGCTGCTGAAGGCCAATCCGAATTGCGAGATCGTGGCGGTCAACCGGCTCGGCGCCGACGAACTCGCCGCCGTCGCGGCCGAATTCGACGTGCCGGCGGCGTTCGAGGATTATCGCGAGATGCTGGACGTCGTCCCCATGGACGCCGTCATCATCGCCTCGCCGCATGTCAACCATCATGAGCATGCGCTGGCGGCGCTGGCCAAAGGCTGCCACGTGATGGTCGAGAAGCCGCTCGCCACCAACGCGGCCGACGCGCGCGCCATCGTCGCCGCGGCGCAGGCCGCCGGCCGGGAGATCGTCGTTCCCTATGGCTGGAACTTCAAGCCGTTCACCGACCGCGCCCATCAACTGGTCGCTGCCGGCGCGATCGGCCGTATCGAGCATGTAAAGCTGGAAATGGCCTCGGCGCTCGAGGATCTGATGGCCGGCAAGCCGATGCAGGAGACGGAAGGCGCGATGTTCCGCCCTCCGGCCTCGACCTGGGCCGATCCGAAGCGCTCCGGCGGCTATGGCTGGGGCCAGCTCGTTCATGCGCTGGGCCTGCTGTTCCGCATATCCGACCTCCAGCCCGAGCGGGTCTTTGCCGAATTCGGTCGCTCGCCGACCGGCGTCGACTATTACGATGCGGCGGTGGTGCGGTTCGCGAATGGTGCTACCGGGGCCCTCTCCGGCTCGTCGACCGTGCCCAAGCATTGCTCGTTCCAGATCGATCTTCGCCTCTTCGGCTCCGAGGGCATGCTGCTGCTCGACATCGAGCGACAGCGCCTCGAAATCCACCGCCGCGACGGCAACGACACGATCGTGCCGATGGCACCCGGCGAGGGCGGCTATGCATGCGAGGAACCGGTGGAGCTTCTCGTCGACATCGCCCGCGGCGCGCCCTTCGAGAACCGTTCGCCGGGCCTGGTCGGCCAGCGGGCGGTCGAGGTGCTCGACGCTATGTACCGCTCGGCGGCGAGCGGCCGGATGGAAGCGGTCTGA
- a CDS encoding acetoacetate decarboxylase family protein: MSKDLRRGGLDRLTEEDIIQGGFSTPWDAPTIPHFPFAFRDIEVLTIVWRTSEAAVARLLPPPLVPTSDVVLAHIYKMNDTEWLGPYGESNVSIGCRLPGTELAGSYSPYLFLSSEVGVSHGREIHGQPKKLGHPKLEHRGDLVVGTVERNGIDILTGTMAYKQRRDSLDSLKAHFDFAENINLKAIDHIDGRPAIRQLTARRLTDVVVHECWGGPCTVELRPNAQAPVHRLPVIDMLDGVHWRADFTLVPGRIVHDYLAR, from the coding sequence ATGAGCAAGGATCTGCGCCGCGGCGGTCTCGATCGCCTGACGGAAGAGGACATCATCCAGGGCGGCTTCTCGACGCCCTGGGATGCGCCGACGATCCCGCATTTCCCGTTCGCCTTCCGCGATATCGAGGTGCTGACGATCGTCTGGCGCACGAGCGAGGCTGCCGTCGCGCGCCTCTTGCCGCCGCCGCTCGTGCCGACCAGCGACGTGGTGCTCGCCCATATCTACAAGATGAACGACACGGAATGGCTCGGGCCCTATGGCGAGTCGAACGTCTCGATCGGCTGCCGCCTGCCGGGAACGGAGCTCGCTGGCTCCTATTCGCCCTATCTGTTCCTCTCGTCCGAGGTCGGCGTCAGCCATGGCCGTGAGATCCACGGCCAGCCGAAGAAGCTGGGGCATCCCAAGCTCGAGCATCGCGGCGATCTGGTCGTCGGCACGGTCGAGCGCAACGGCATCGACATCCTGACCGGCACAATGGCCTACAAGCAGCGCCGCGACAGCCTCGACAGTCTAAAGGCGCATTTTGATTTCGCCGAGAACATCAATCTGAAGGCGATCGACCATATCGACGGCCGGCCGGCGATCCGGCAATTGACGGCGCGGCGGCTGACCGATGTCGTCGTCCATGAATGCTGGGGCGGGCCGTGCACGGTGGAACTCCGGCCGAACGCGCAGGCGCCGGTGCATCGGCTGCCGGTGATCGACATGCTCGACGGCGTCCATTGGCGCGCCGATTTCACGCTCGTGCCCGGCCGGATCGTGCACGATTATCTCGCAAGGTGA
- a CDS encoding FadR/GntR family transcriptional regulator, which produces MAEKVAKHLLDLVRSKNLKPGDQLPPERELATMMQVSRPSVREALRGLQILGVLKVKQGGGIYVSSLDASDLLAPLQFLITLNIENVDALYESRLIIDARIGRLAAERMVDADIERLRNLIVVQKDLITDPLGFRVADSEFHRVIMESTNNPFLVQISSSLYVLGMEYRRIAAETPGVTRQSYADHQLIVAALAARDPEAAGKAMEVHMTNVHRSTLEAMARARE; this is translated from the coding sequence GTGGCCGAGAAGGTCGCGAAGCACCTGCTCGATCTCGTGCGCTCCAAGAATCTGAAGCCCGGCGACCAGTTGCCACCGGAGCGCGAACTGGCGACCATGATGCAGGTCAGCCGGCCCTCGGTGCGCGAGGCGCTGCGCGGGTTGCAGATCCTCGGCGTCCTGAAGGTCAAGCAGGGCGGCGGCATCTATGTCTCGTCGCTCGATGCCTCCGACCTGCTGGCGCCGCTGCAGTTCCTGATCACGCTCAACATCGAGAATGTCGACGCGCTCTATGAATCGCGGCTGATCATCGATGCGCGCATCGGCCGCCTCGCGGCGGAGCGCATGGTCGACGCCGACATCGAGCGGCTGCGCAATCTGATCGTCGTGCAGAAGGATCTGATTACCGATCCACTCGGCTTCCGCGTCGCCGATTCCGAGTTTCACCGCGTGATCATGGAATCGACCAACAACCCCTTCCTCGTGCAGATCTCGTCGTCGCTCTATGTGCTCGGCATGGAATATCGCCGCATCGCGGCCGAGACTCCGGGGGTGACGCGCCAGTCCTATGCCGATCACCAGCTCATCGTCGCAGCGCTCGCCGCCCGCGATCCCGAGGCGGCGGGCAAGGCAATGGAAGTCCACATGACGAATGTGCATCGCTCGACGCTGGAGGCGATGGCGCGCGCGCGGGAATGA
- a CDS encoding L-rhamnose mutarotase: MGHYAWILEIRPGYEEEYKKRHDEIWPEMLEALTASGIRNYNIFKHGLTLFGYFETDDFAKTAAMLAVDPVNKRWGEWMAPIMRVEVDSRTNFPFLLPLQWRMD; encoded by the coding sequence ATGGGACATTACGCCTGGATTCTCGAAATCCGCCCCGGATACGAGGAAGAATACAAGAAGCGCCATGACGAGATCTGGCCGGAGATGCTGGAAGCGCTGACGGCGTCCGGCATCCGCAACTACAACATTTTCAAGCACGGCCTGACGCTGTTTGGCTATTTCGAGACCGATGATTTCGCGAAGACCGCAGCGATGCTCGCGGTCGATCCGGTCAACAAGCGCTGGGGCGAATGGATGGCGCCGATCATGCGCGTCGAGGTCGACAGCCGCACGAACTTCCCCTTCCTGCTGCCCCTGCAATGGCGGATGGACTGA
- a CDS encoding ABC transporter permease, with translation MAAVSDTSSANRRLMTSLLGKPWSGVAVLLVFYIALIIVFSVLSPFFLSIRNMLSIGQNIAFVGLMAAAGTPLIIAGGLDLSVAAIAGLTGVVISILQGTGLDIWAAVALSLVVAAGVGIVNGLFTTRLRLNPLIVTLGMMSIVSGLSLVLTGGLTRPMMFPTFNWVGQGRFAGVPIPLIIMAVTFVALWIVLTRTRFGRFVYASGGNAEAARLIGIPVDRTIIVLYVVSALSGAVAGIILCAMLGAAAPTSAGQYLLTVIAAIILGGTSLNGGRGSVWGTLLAILILGTLNNGLTLLNVSSFWQDVTRGVVLMLAVSLDQIRTRALGD, from the coding sequence ATGGCCGCCGTCTCCGACACGAGTTCCGCCAATCGCCGCCTGATGACCAGCCTCCTCGGCAAGCCCTGGTCAGGCGTCGCGGTGCTGCTCGTCTTCTATATCGCCTTGATCATCGTCTTCTCGGTGTTGTCGCCCTTCTTCCTCTCGATCCGCAACATGCTGTCGATTGGACAGAACATCGCCTTTGTCGGCCTGATGGCGGCGGCGGGCACGCCGCTGATCATTGCCGGCGGGCTCGATCTTTCCGTTGCCGCCATCGCCGGACTGACGGGAGTCGTCATCTCGATCCTGCAGGGCACGGGGCTCGATATCTGGGCCGCGGTGGCCCTGTCGCTGGTGGTTGCCGCCGGTGTCGGCATCGTCAACGGCCTGTTCACCACGCGGCTCCGGCTCAATCCTCTGATTGTCACGCTCGGCATGATGAGCATCGTTTCCGGCCTGTCGCTGGTGCTGACCGGCGGCCTGACGCGGCCGATGATGTTCCCGACTTTCAACTGGGTCGGCCAGGGCCGCTTCGCCGGTGTGCCGATCCCGCTCATCATCATGGCGGTGACGTTCGTCGCGCTGTGGATCGTGCTGACGCGCACCCGGTTCGGCCGCTTCGTCTATGCCTCGGGCGGCAATGCCGAGGCGGCGCGGCTGATCGGCATTCCCGTCGATCGCACGATCATCGTGCTCTATGTCGTCTCGGCGCTGTCCGGCGCGGTCGCCGGTATCATCCTTTGCGCCATGCTCGGCGCCGCCGCGCCGACCTCGGCCGGGCAATATCTCCTGACCGTGATCGCGGCCATCATCCTCGGCGGCACCAGCCTGAACGGCGGACGCGGTTCCGTCTGGGGCACGCTGCTGGCGATCCTCATTCTCGGTACGCTCAATAACGGCCTGACCCTGCTCAACGTCTCCTCGTTCTGGCAGGATGTGACGCGCGGCGTCGTGCTCATGCTCGCCGTCAGCCTCGACCAGATCCGCACCCGTGCCCTGGGGGATTGA